The Bacteroidota bacterium genome contains a region encoding:
- a CDS encoding type IX secretion system membrane protein PorP/SprF — protein sequence MAKKLLYVIVVLCLLFPGFQSSAQDPEFSQFYANPLYLNPAFAGTTFCGRLTLNYRNQWPSISKGYVTYDAAYDQYLEKINSGYGLVFMGDRQGDGALSTMLISALYSYKLRVSNSFNVDFGAQGTYGQIKMDWNKYIFGDMIDPNTGATTNPTQESEADWNKNKSYIDFSAGLVAGYQDKVFGGIAVHHLNEPDNGLHIQSTSTLPMKITVHAGTEFNLSSLRFGSGENDEFTISPNILYQQQDKFHQLNVGMYGKAYPFIGGLWFRHNFENPDAVIVLLGFKQQNYQLGYSFDFTVSKLGINSGGAHEVSFMWEFCIYKEDYKKRRIRTIKSPTF from the coding sequence ATGGCGAAAAAACTGCTGTACGTAATTGTGGTTTTGTGTCTGTTATTCCCAGGCTTTCAGTCATCTGCGCAGGACCCTGAGTTTTCACAGTTTTATGCAAATCCATTATATTTAAATCCGGCTTTTGCAGGCACCACCTTTTGTGGCCGGCTCACGCTGAATTACCGGAATCAATGGCCTTCCATTTCCAAAGGATATGTCACTTATGACGCGGCTTACGACCAATATCTTGAGAAAATAAACAGCGGCTATGGATTGGTGTTCATGGGCGACCGGCAGGGCGATGGAGCACTATCGACCATGTTGATAAGCGCATTGTATTCCTACAAATTAAGAGTCAGCAACTCATTTAATGTGGACTTCGGCGCTCAGGGCACATATGGCCAAATAAAGATGGATTGGAACAAGTACATCTTTGGTGATATGATCGATCCCAATACCGGTGCAACGACAAATCCCACACAGGAGTCAGAGGCTGACTGGAATAAAAACAAATCTTATATTGACTTTTCAGCCGGCCTTGTCGCAGGATACCAGGATAAGGTTTTTGGCGGTATTGCCGTACATCACCTGAATGAACCCGATAACGGGCTGCATATCCAATCTACCAGTACTCTTCCCATGAAGATTACGGTGCACGCCGGAACAGAATTCAACCTGTCATCATTACGTTTTGGTTCAGGGGAAAATGATGAATTTACCATTTCCCCCAATATTCTCTATCAGCAACAGGATAAATTCCATCAACTCAATGTGGGTATGTATGGAAAGGCTTATCCTTTCATTGGGGGATTGTGGTTCAGGCATAATTTTGAAAATCCCGATGCTGTGATAGTCCTGCTTGGATTCAAACAGCAAAATTACCAGCTGGGCTACAGTTTTGATTTCACCGTTTCAAAGCTGGGTATCAACTCAGGCGGCGCACATGAAGTGTCTTTTATGTGGGAATTCTGCATTTATAAAGAAGATTACAAAAAGAGGCGTATCAGAACAATAAAATCGCCCACATTTTAG
- the murF gene encoding UDP-N-acetylmuramoyl-tripeptide--D-alanyl-D-alanine ligase — protein sequence MSSPDNQQKETRQTGQEEKLLKLYQLFLQHPVICTDSRRVTPDSIFFSLKGEYFDGNRFAAQALDAGCLYAVVDDPKYVVNDRYLLVADVLHTLQHMACHHRKQFNIPVLAITGTNGKTTTKELCHAILASKFNTVATSENLNNQIGVPLTLLSVKSDTEMAIIEMGANHQGEITSLCQMALPTHGMITNIGKAHLEGFGGFEGVVRAKKELYDYFQHTGNVIFYNSDNALLSNLSAGLDRIAYGYSAHSSMSGEVITTDPFLVINLNIKNALTQSVETVEIHTHLIGHYNFENILAAACIGNFFTVSLAEIQKAIEQYHPSNNRSQVVHSRLNTLILDAYNANPSSMEQALVNFANMSWQNKVLIIGDMLELGDESQAEHDKILDLIRELGFKTVFLVGEQFSVKGKAHTCFASTSEAREYFRQHPVAASTILIKGSRGIGLERLTDML from the coding sequence ATGTCATCTCCAGATAATCAGCAGAAGGAGACAAGGCAAACAGGACAGGAAGAGAAACTTCTGAAACTCTACCAACTCTTCCTGCAACATCCGGTTATATGCACGGATAGCCGGAGAGTGACTCCAGATTCGATTTTCTTTAGCTTGAAAGGTGAATATTTCGACGGCAATCGCTTTGCCGCTCAGGCTCTGGATGCAGGGTGCCTCTATGCTGTGGTGGATGATCCGAAATATGTTGTAAATGACCGTTATCTCCTGGTCGCTGATGTGCTTCACACACTCCAGCATATGGCCTGCCATCACCGGAAACAATTTAACATCCCAGTCTTAGCAATCACAGGCACGAATGGAAAAACTACAACCAAAGAGCTGTGTCATGCAATTCTCGCATCAAAATTTAACACTGTCGCCACCTCCGAAAATCTGAATAACCAGATAGGTGTGCCACTGACACTTCTGTCAGTAAAATCCGATACAGAGATGGCCATTATTGAAATGGGAGCCAATCATCAGGGAGAGATTACCTCCTTATGCCAGATGGCTTTACCCACACATGGGATGATCACCAACATCGGTAAGGCCCACCTGGAAGGCTTCGGCGGATTCGAAGGTGTTGTAAGGGCAAAAAAAGAACTCTATGATTATTTCCAGCATACGGGGAATGTGATCTTTTATAATTCAGATAATGCGCTGCTTAGCAATCTGTCAGCCGGACTGGACAGGATTGCATACGGATATTCAGCACATTCCTCCATGTCAGGTGAAGTCATTACAACAGACCCGTTTTTAGTTATCAATCTGAATATAAAAAATGCTCTGACACAATCAGTTGAGACAGTCGAGATTCACACGCATCTCATAGGTCATTATAACTTTGAGAATATCCTTGCTGCAGCCTGTATAGGAAATTTTTTCACCGTTTCCCTTGCAGAAATACAGAAAGCTATTGAACAGTACCATCCCTCAAATAACCGGTCACAGGTCGTTCACTCCCGCCTGAATACCCTCATCCTTGATGCCTATAATGCCAATCCTTCAAGCATGGAACAGGCGTTGGTCAACTTTGCCAATATGTCCTGGCAAAATAAAGTCCTGATTATCGGCGATATGCTCGAGTTGGGTGATGAGAGCCAGGCCGAACACGATAAAATCCTGGATCTGATCCGGGAACTTGGTTTTAAAACCGTTTTTCTGGTTGGTGAACAATTTTCAGTTAAGGGTAAGGCTCACACCTGCTTTGCCAGTACAAGTGAAGCCAGAGAGTATTTTCGTCAGCATCCTGTCGCCGCATCTACCATTCTCATTAAAGGTTCCCGGGGAATAGGACTTGAGAGGCTGACAGACATGCTCTGA
- a CDS encoding SUMF1/EgtB/PvdO family nonheme iron enzyme: protein MIKFSKLNYWLSLTVMLVILASCGKTGIFKKESSRTTGWAYNDPKWGGYEVAQYQEQITGPGLIFVEGGTFTMGATQQDVMYEWDNIPRRVTVQSFYMDETEVANVDWCEYLYTLNRIYGTDYPEVGRKALPDTLVWRDKLAFNEPFVEQYLRHPAYQNYPVVGVSWIQATEYCAWRTDRVNEMLLVEKGILKLDPDQKNENSFNTEAYLAGQYEGLVNKNLPDLRPNGNPDGRKVKMEDGILLPKYRLPTEAEWEYAAYGLIGNTMTERIVERRTYPWNGDYVRTDEKKYYGNYIANFKRGSGDYMGVAGNLNDGALIPAEVGSYWPNDYGLYNMAGNVAEWVQDVYRPLSFEDVTDLNPFRGNVFQTKVIDETGMIAQKDSLGRIRYREVTPEEAAGRKNYRKADNINYLDGDYPSTLATDWMQQPALANTTQLMYDYGKTSLINDKARVYKGGSWRDPVHYLSPSARRFLNENEATNYIGFRCAMSRVGDVISR, encoded by the coding sequence ATGATCAAATTCTCGAAATTAAATTACTGGCTTTCATTAACAGTCATGCTGGTGATCCTGGCTTCATGCGGTAAAACAGGAATATTCAAGAAAGAGTCATCCAGGACAACAGGATGGGCTTATAATGATCCAAAATGGGGTGGATATGAAGTCGCCCAATATCAGGAACAAATAACAGGTCCCGGACTGATATTCGTTGAAGGTGGCACCTTTACCATGGGAGCTACCCAACAGGATGTTATGTACGAGTGGGATAATATTCCCAGAAGGGTCACTGTTCAATCTTTTTATATGGATGAAACCGAAGTGGCGAATGTAGATTGGTGTGAATATCTTTACACTCTAAACAGGATTTATGGAACAGATTATCCGGAAGTAGGCCGCAAAGCCTTGCCCGACACGTTGGTGTGGAGGGATAAACTGGCTTTCAATGAACCCTTTGTTGAACAGTATTTACGCCACCCGGCATATCAGAACTATCCTGTTGTGGGTGTCAGCTGGATACAGGCTACAGAATATTGTGCCTGGCGTACCGACAGGGTCAATGAAATGCTGCTGGTTGAAAAGGGCATCCTCAAGCTCGACCCGGACCAAAAAAATGAAAATAGCTTCAACACTGAAGCCTATCTCGCCGGCCAATATGAAGGCCTTGTCAATAAAAACCTGCCAGACCTCCGCCCTAATGGCAATCCTGACGGCCGCAAAGTCAAGATGGAAGATGGCATCCTGCTTCCAAAATACCGGCTCCCAACCGAAGCTGAATGGGAATACGCCGCTTATGGCCTGATCGGTAATACCATGACCGAAAGAATAGTCGAACGCAGAACTTATCCCTGGAACGGAGATTACGTGAGAACTGATGAGAAAAAATATTACGGTAATTATATCGCCAACTTTAAACGAGGAAGCGGTGACTATATGGGTGTTGCCGGTAACCTGAATGACGGCGCACTGATACCGGCTGAGGTCGGTTCATACTGGCCCAATGATTATGGTCTGTACAACATGGCCGGCAATGTTGCCGAATGGGTCCAGGATGTCTACCGTCCTCTCAGTTTCGAAGATGTAACCGACTTGAATCCTTTCAGAGGAAACGTGTTTCAAACTAAAGTGATTGACGAAACTGGCATGATAGCTCAAAAAGACAGCCTCGGACGTATCCGTTACAGAGAGGTTACACCTGAGGAGGCCGCAGGAAGGAAAAATTACCGTAAAGCAGACAATATTAACTACCTGGATGGCGATTATCCCTCAACACTGGCTACTGACTGGATGCAACAGCCTGCGCTTGCCAATACAACCCAGCTCATGTACGATTATGGTAAGACGTCTCTGATTAATGATAAAGCCAGGGTGTATAAAGGTGGCTCATGGAGAGATCCTGTCCATTATCTGAGCCCCTCAGCAAGAAGATTCCTCAACGAAAATGAAGCCACAAATTATATCGGCTTCAGATGCGCCATGAGCAGGGTGGGTGATGTCATCTCCAGATAA